The proteins below come from a single Chryseobacterium sp. MA9 genomic window:
- a CDS encoding pyridoxal phosphate-dependent aminotransferase, giving the protein MDKLSDRVKRLGYSQTFVMSNKAREMKASGIDVISLTLGEPDFDVPDNIKQAAFDAINQNYSHYSPVPGFLELREAIAYKLKRDNNLEYKPTQICVSNGAKQAILNVLASIINDGDEVLLPAPYWVSYDEMVKMMGGTSVMLPTSYLTDFKVTAEQLEEAITEKTKAVLFSSPCNPSGGYYTYDELKSIAKVIAKYPQVTIISDEIYEYINYETKTTSIAQFPEVYEQTAVINGMSKAFAMTGWRIGYSACPEWLAKACEKVQGQMTSGANTMAQRASITALKTDPSEYRYMIDAFKERRDLVYELIKEIPGFKVLLPKAAFYFFPDISHYIGKNLNGTEIKNSDDFAMFLLENAHVGCVGGFSFGSPECIRFSYAASEEDLREAMKRIKNLLEQFN; this is encoded by the coding sequence ATGGACAAACTTTCAGATAGAGTAAAAAGATTAGGATACTCACAGACATTTGTAATGTCAAACAAGGCCAGAGAAATGAAAGCCAGCGGAATAGATGTGATCAGCTTAACTCTTGGTGAACCGGATTTCGATGTTCCGGACAATATCAAACAGGCAGCTTTTGATGCCATCAACCAAAACTACAGCCACTACTCTCCTGTACCCGGATTTCTGGAACTGCGTGAGGCTATTGCTTACAAATTAAAAAGAGATAATAACCTGGAGTACAAACCTACCCAGATCTGTGTTTCAAATGGTGCTAAGCAAGCTATTCTGAATGTTCTTGCATCCATTATCAATGATGGTGATGAAGTTCTTCTTCCAGCTCCTTATTGGGTAAGCTATGATGAAATGGTAAAAATGATGGGCGGAACTTCCGTAATGCTTCCTACATCTTATTTAACAGACTTTAAAGTGACAGCAGAACAGCTTGAAGAAGCTATTACAGAGAAAACAAAAGCAGTACTTTTCAGCTCTCCATGTAATCCGTCAGGCGGCTATTATACTTACGACGAATTAAAATCCATCGCAAAAGTTATCGCCAAATATCCTCAGGTGACAATAATTTCTGACGAGATATACGAGTATATCAATTACGAAACAAAAACAACTTCTATCGCACAGTTTCCTGAAGTATATGAACAGACAGCGGTAATCAACGGAATGTCAAAAGCATTTGCAATGACAGGATGGAGAATCGGATATTCTGCATGCCCGGAATGGCTGGCAAAAGCTTGTGAAAAAGTACAGGGACAGATGACCAGCGGGGCCAACACTATGGCACAGAGAGCATCTATTACTGCATTGAAAACAGACCCTTCTGAATACAGATATATGATTGATGCTTTCAAAGAAAGAAGAGATCTTGTGTATGAACTGATCAAAGAAATCCCAGGATTTAAAGTATTGCTTCCTAAAGCAGCATTCTATTTCTTCCCGGATATTTCGCACTATATCGGAAAAAACCTGAATGGAACCGAAATTAAGAACTCTGACGACTTTGCCATGTTCCTTCTGGAAAATGCTCATGTAGGCTGTGTTGGCGGATTCTCTTTCGGAAGTCCGGAATGTATCAGATTCTCTTACGCAGCTTCTGAGGAAGATTTGAGAGAAGCTATGAAACGAATCAAAAATTTATTGGAACAATTCAATTAG